The proteins below come from a single Ignavibacteriales bacterium genomic window:
- a CDS encoding mobile mystery protein B has protein sequence MGLDFDITNGQTPLEEDEREGLLVKSVTTRGELDEFEQLNIEKAVEWSIRRSLSRETLLSESFVKELHRRMYDEVWRWAGEFRKTNKNIGVDKQEIGIELRKLLDDTAFWLDNITFPADEIAVRFSHRVVSIHCFSNGNGRHSRLMADILVSHLLDRPVFTWGSANLVKQGDPRSVYLSAIREADGGTIAPLVAFARS, from the coding sequence ATGGGACTAGATTTTGACATCACCAATGGCCAGACGCCGCTGGAAGAGGACGAAAGAGAAGGACTCCTCGTAAAGTCCGTTACCACGCGTGGCGAACTTGACGAGTTCGAGCAGCTGAACATCGAGAAAGCGGTTGAGTGGTCGATACGAAGATCGTTGAGCCGTGAAACTCTGCTGAGTGAGTCTTTTGTGAAGGAACTGCATCGCCGGATGTACGATGAGGTATGGAGATGGGCAGGAGAATTTCGTAAGACAAACAAGAACATCGGCGTGGATAAACAAGAAATCGGAATCGAGCTCCGCAAACTTCTGGACGACACAGCGTTCTGGCTCGACAATATCACTTTTCCTGCAGACGAGATCGCCGTCCGCTTCAGCCACAGGGTTGTGAGCATTCATTGCTTCTCCAACGGCAATGGAAGGCACTCACGCCTGATGGCAGACATTCTTGTGAGTCACCTCCTCGATCGCCCCGTCTTTACCTGGGGAAGTGCAAATCTTGTGAAGCAGGGTGATCCAAGAAGTGTATATCTGTCGGCGATACGCGAAGCAGACGGTGGAACAATCGCCCCGCTCGTTGCTTTTGCGAGGTCATAA
- a CDS encoding mobile mystery protein A, giving the protein MRIAVYVILISGFSHKTILFSYGYSHKIDLLVSGYSLNFNGTIEGDMASKIPKQKLLIDQLEKKMKRFAPVETVETPQRGWIHTIRTAMRMSMRQLGKRIGKTAQTVNDLERAESSGSITIKSLREAGRALDMKLVYGFVPCGESLEKLIEKRALQVASEIVTRTSQSMKLEDQENVGERIAKAIKERASEIKREMPKYLWD; this is encoded by the coding sequence ATGCGTATAGCGGTATACGTTATCCTTATTTCTGGTTTTAGCCATAAAACCATCTTATTTTCTTATGGCTATAGCCATAAAATTGACTTGCTTGTTTCAGGCTATAGCCTTAATTTCAATGGAACAATTGAGGGTGACATGGCTTCAAAAATACCAAAACAGAAACTTCTGATCGATCAACTCGAGAAGAAAATGAAGAGATTCGCACCTGTTGAGACCGTAGAAACCCCGCAGAGAGGGTGGATACACACGATCAGGACCGCCATGAGAATGTCGATGAGACAACTCGGAAAGAGGATCGGAAAAACAGCGCAGACAGTGAACGACCTCGAAAGGGCCGAGTCAAGCGGGTCCATCACAATCAAATCTCTGCGCGAGGCGGGCAGAGCCCTGGATATGAAACTCGTCTACGGATTCGTGCCGTGCGGAGAGTCCCTCGAGAAGCTGATAGAAAAACGTGCGCTCCAGGTTGCCAGCGAGATAGTCACGCGCACTTCTCAGAGCATGAAACTGGAGGATCAGGAAAACGTCGGCGAACGAATAGCGAAAGCTATCAAAGAGAGGGCAAGCGAAATCAAAAGGGAGATGCCAAAATATTTATGGGACTAG
- a CDS encoding DUF4153 domain-containing protein — protein sequence MKLPSITQAVRDARLTFVRFPLVITDALIGTVAMLILIDHEQPPNPSFLFQVVSAAVLGFPLLACLAITAEKKKWGKSISLGAQFVGLVLVALYSLSVPQDLINAPAIHMIRMALLGTGLVLAALVAPYMLTGSVHGFWQYCKTIVLRLLIAFLYAVVLWIGLALALAALNNLFGVEIPGRRYFELWVALQGIFTPWFFLAGMPDDLNELDTLTEYPKGLKIFSQYILLPLVLTYLVILYAYLGKILLAWDWPQGWVSALILGFISTGLFSIVLLHPINGRTENVWINTASRWFFVVIIPLIIMLFLAIWRRVSEYGVTEGRYLAIALGIWLCIIVVYFIISKAKNIMMLPASLCLASFLVTFGPWSTFAVSERSQIARLQDLLTKNKILVNGSVHAQRDSIPFEDTKQISAIISYLHDIHGYSRIQPWFAQSLLKDSGGSLSAYQDPAGIAKLMGVEYVEVWRTGGGGMMVFFTDKERPMEIGGYDQMWRGQRFIAGETKSVSNGTIRYRLDAGMNSVTIFAPGDGTPSDSLVVDLGPAIDGLVKSYGFGNNNRVAPEKMSAGAANEHFKVKVNLTFLRIERKAGVLKPMAYDGDILYTIGR from the coding sequence ATGAAACTCCCTTCCATCACCCAGGCCGTGCGCGATGCACGCCTCACGTTCGTTCGTTTCCCTTTGGTGATCACAGATGCCTTGATCGGAACGGTCGCAATGTTGATCCTGATAGATCATGAGCAGCCCCCGAATCCATCCTTCCTTTTCCAGGTGGTGTCTGCCGCTGTTCTGGGCTTTCCTCTCCTCGCCTGTCTGGCCATCACGGCCGAAAAAAAGAAGTGGGGCAAATCGATTTCACTTGGTGCCCAGTTCGTAGGCCTGGTCCTGGTGGCGCTATATTCGCTTTCGGTTCCTCAGGATCTCATCAACGCACCGGCAATCCACATGATCCGCATGGCACTTCTGGGGACGGGACTGGTTCTGGCCGCGCTCGTGGCTCCGTACATGTTGACAGGAAGCGTGCATGGATTCTGGCAGTACTGCAAGACGATTGTGCTCAGACTTCTCATCGCTTTTCTCTACGCCGTGGTTCTCTGGATAGGACTTGCCCTTGCACTCGCTGCCCTCAACAACCTGTTCGGAGTCGAAATCCCGGGGAGACGCTACTTCGAACTCTGGGTGGCACTCCAGGGGATCTTCACGCCCTGGTTTTTCCTGGCGGGCATGCCCGATGATCTTAACGAACTGGACACGCTGACCGAGTACCCGAAAGGGCTCAAAATCTTTTCTCAATACATTCTTCTTCCTCTCGTCCTTACGTACCTTGTTATTCTCTACGCATATCTGGGGAAAATTCTACTCGCGTGGGATTGGCCTCAGGGCTGGGTCAGCGCTCTCATACTTGGATTCATCAGTACCGGCTTGTTCTCCATCGTACTCCTCCACCCGATCAACGGCCGGACCGAAAATGTCTGGATCAACACCGCTTCCCGATGGTTCTTTGTTGTCATCATTCCTCTTATCATCATGCTTTTCCTGGCAATCTGGCGGCGTGTGTCTGAATATGGCGTCACCGAGGGGAGATATCTCGCGATTGCGCTTGGGATATGGCTTTGCATCATCGTGGTGTACTTCATCATCAGCAAGGCGAAAAACATCATGATGCTGCCCGCTTCCCTCTGCCTCGCGTCGTTTCTTGTGACCTTTGGCCCGTGGAGCACGTTCGCCGTCTCGGAGCGGAGTCAGATTGCGCGCCTTCAGGACTTGCTGACGAAGAACAAGATTCTCGTCAATGGTTCGGTCCACGCACAGCGCGACTCGATCCCATTCGAGGACACGAAACAGATTAGTGCGATCATCTCGTATCTGCATGACATTCATGGGTACAGCCGGATTCAGCCCTGGTTCGCGCAAAGTCTGCTGAAAGACTCAGGCGGCTCCCTGTCGGCCTACCAGGATCCCGCAGGGATCGCGAAGCTCATGGGCGTTGAGTATGTCGAGGTGTGGAGAACCGGAGGGGGAGGAATGATGGTCTTCTTCACCGACAAGGAACGCCCGATGGAGATCGGCGGCTACGATCAGATGTGGCGCGGCCAGCGTTTTATTGCCGGCGAAACGAAATCCGTTTCAAACGGAACCATTCGTTACCGTCTGGATGCCGGGATGAATTCCGTGACGATCTTTGCCCCGGGCGATGGAACGCCGTCAGACTCGCTCGTGGTTGATCTCGGTCCTGCGATCGACGGACTTGTGAAGAGCTACGGCTTCGGCAACAACAACCGGGTGGCACCGGAGAAAATGAGTGCGGGTGCCGCCAACGAGCACTTCAAGGTCAAA